Within Mus caroli unplaced genomic scaffold, CAROLI_EIJ_v1.1 scaffold_24504_1, whole genome shotgun sequence, the genomic segment CGCGATGGCTACTACATCCAAGCCCAGTGTGCCATTATAATGTTTGATGTAACCTCAAGAGTTACTTACAAGAATGTGCCTAGCTGGCATAAAGATCTAGTGCGCGTGTGTGAAAACATCCCCATTGTATTGTGTGGCAACAAAGTGGATATTAAAGACAGGAAAGTGAAGGCAAAATCTATTGTCTTCCACCGGAAGAAGAATCTTCAGTACTATGACATTTCTGCCAAAAGTAACTACAACTTTGAAAAGCCTTTCTTCTGGCTTGCCAGAAAGCTCATTGGAGATCCTAACTTGGAGTTCGTTGCCATGCCTGCGCTTGCCCCACCTGAGGTGGTCATGGACCCAGCTTTGGCAGCACAGTACGAGCATGATTTAGAGGTTGCTCAGACGACTGCTCTCCCAGACGAGGATGATGACCTGTGAGAAAGTGAAGCTGGAGCCCTGCATCAGAAGTCTATTTTAGACAACTGTCCTGTGATGCCAGCCAGCGGTGCAGTGTGTGTGCCCCCTTATTTAGCTAAAGGAGATCGTGTAATTCATTGGGATGCTGAAGGAGATGGATGGGCTTCGAGTGAATGTGGCAGTTAAACACACCTTCATTTTTTGGACTTGCATATTTAGCCCCTGGGACAGAGTTGTTCTGGATTTCAAAGATAAGACTGCTGCAGCAGCATCACAATATCCAGTGGTGAAATCTTGTGTGTAACTGTCATTcccattctttttcatttagaATCAGAATAAAGTTGTATTTCATATTTGAAATATCTTCTAGATAtcttctaaaaaagaaagaaaaataaaatcagcaaatGTAATCTATcacataaacaaactaaaagggggaaaaaaaacatgatcatctctttagatgcacAAaggacctttgacaaaatccagcacctcTTTATCATAAAAGTCCTTGAGAGCCTAGGGATACAAAAGACATACCAAACATAACAAAGGCAATATAAAGCAATCTgataaaccgggcgtggtggtgcctttaattaaatgcctttaatcccaacatttgggaggcagaggcaggcaaatttcttttttttttttaagatttatttattatatgtaagtacactgtagctgtcctcagatactccagaagagggcatcagatttcgttacagatggttgtgagccaccttgtagttgctgggatttgaactcgggacctttggaagagcagtcatgctcttaaccactgagccatctcgccagcccccagcAAATttcaaggcccacctggtctacaaaagtgagttccaggacagccagggctatacagagaaaccctgtctcaaaaaaccaaaacaaaaaacaaaaaaagcaatctgatagcaaacatcaaattaaaGGGAGATAAATTCAAAGCAGTCCTACTAAAGTAAGGAGGAAGACAAGCTGTCCACTCTTTACACATCCATTCAATATtatacttgaagttttagctagagcaataagacaactgaaggaaatcaaggcgatacaaattatttttaaaaaaaaatccaaagtattGATGTTTGTAGATTATATAATAGTATACAAAAGTGACCTTTAAAAATCCACAAGGGAGCTGGGTttgctggcacacgcctttaatcccggcacttgggaggcagaggcaggcggatttctgagttcaaggccagcctggtctagagtgagttccaggtcagccagggctatacagagaaaccctgcctcaaaaaagaaagaaagagagagagagagagagagagagagagagagagagagagagagagagaaagaaagaaagaaagaaagaaagaaagaaagaaagaNagagagagagagagagagagagagagagagagagagagagagaaagaaagaaagaaagaaagaaagaaagaaagaaagaaagaaagaaagaaatcagaaaatggagagatctcccatgatcatgggtcagcaggattaacatagtaacaATGGCccttctaccaaaagcaatctgcagattcaatgcaatcctcatcagaattccaacacaattctttacagaccttgaaaggacaatttttaacatcatatgaaaaaaacaaaagatccaggatagcaaaaataatcctgaaaaataaaaaaactgctgtaagtatcactatccctgacttcacattgtactacagagctgtagtaataaaaactatatggtattggcataaaaaacacagtgatcaatggaatcaaactgaagatcCAGTCAtaagtccacacacctatggatacctaattttttttataaagaagctagaaatacatactgaaaaaatagaaatcatCTTCAGCAAATGATACTGGTCAaactgtatgtctgcatgtagaagaatgcaaattgatccatatttgtcaccctgcacaaagcttaagtccaaatggatcaaagacctcaacataaagccagacatACTGaacctgagagaagagaaagtagaggatAGCCTTGCACACATCGGCACAAAAGACAACTTCTTTAACAGAACATCAATAGCA encodes:
- the LOC110288573 gene encoding GTP-binding nuclear protein Ran-like — encoded protein: MAAMAAQGEPQVQFKVVLVGDGGTGKTTFMKRHLTGEFEKEYVATLGVEVHPLVFHTNRGPIKFNVWDTAGQEKFGGLRDGYYIQAQCAIIMFDVTSRVTYKNVPSWHKDLVRVCENIPIVLCGNKVDIKDRKVKAKSIVFHRKKNLQYYDISAKSNYNFEKPFFWLARKLIGDPNLEFVAMPALAPPEVVMDPALAAQYEHDLEVAQTTALPDEDDDL